The Magnolia sinica isolate HGM2019 chromosome 10, MsV1, whole genome shotgun sequence genome includes a window with the following:
- the LOC131257807 gene encoding E3 ubiquitin-protein ligase WAV3-like has protein sequence MVGGNRVSKFRKAAMKIGLPCASFTSSMRLSSSSHKEDDPTVEDMSNSGISGREGNVAETAEEAESSGLAKNLCAICLEPLIYNGAGGTSSGQAIFTAQCSHAFHFVCISSNVRHGSVTCPICRAYWTQLPRNLTPPCSLPCPQTDPILRILDDSIATFRVHRRSTLRSARYDDDDPVEPDLTPPGHPRLRLTLIPVSLTQPSFPPCSHPALQVNGPISHHLNGLSPRGRSPLRQFTSSSSVSQRNTSPNGQNPCLCSNRAYLSIKLAHQQATDMVLVASTNGPHLRLLKQSMALVVFSLRSVDRLAIVTYSSTATRVFPLRRMSSHGKRSALQVIDRLFYLGEADPSEGLKKGVKILEDRNHHNPQSCILHLSDSPTRASYLGREMQVPIPIHCFHVGFGFGTSNGFVMHEFEEFLVRLLGGVVREAQLRIGEEGVVRLGELRTGEERRIALDLGDCGFVCVGYSYIEGGIEECLKTGEMIVGIGDKEDSGDDDGEVGGRDLSIGGRSSNVERWDYHDPYMARRWAKHLHGYRL, from the exons ATGTCAAATTCTGGGATTTCTGGCAGAGAAGGGAATGTTGCAGAAACGGCAGAGGAAGCAGAATCCAGCGGATTAGCCAAG AACCTGTGCGCAATATGCCTGGAGCCATTGATCTACAACGGCGCCGGTGGGACCAGCTCCGGCCAGGCCATATTCACAGCTCAATGCTCGCATGCCTTCCACTTTGTTTGTATCTCCTCCAATGTCCGCCATGGCAGCGTCACGTGCCCAATTTGCCGAGCCTATTGGACCCAGCTTCCCCGCAATCTCACACCCCCTTGCTCACTCCCCTGCCCCCAGACAGACCCCATCCTACGCATCCTTGACGACTCCATTGCCACTTTCCGAGTCCACAGGCGCTCGACTCTCCGCTCCGCGCGTTATGATGATGACGATCCTGTCGAGCCAGACCTGACACCACCCGGCCACCCCCGTCTCCGCCTCACCCTAATCCCTGTCTCACTAACCCAGCCGAGTTTTCCTCCTTGCAGCCATCCAGCTTTGCAAGTTAATGGGCCCATATCACATCATCTCAATGGCCTCTCTCCACGTGGGCGGTCACCATTGCGACAATTCACCAGTTCTTCATCTGTATCCCAACGGAATACTTCACCAAATGGACAGAATCCATGTCTTTGCTCCAATAGAGCCTATCTCTCCATCAAGCTAGCACACCAGCAAGCAACTGATATGGTCTTGGTAGCCAGCACCAATGGCCCCCATCTAAGGCTTCTCAAGCAATCCATGGCATTGGTGGTTTTCTCACTCCGCTCCGTTGACCGTCTGGCTATCGTCACCTATTCATCAACTGCGACACGTGTCTTCCCTCTAAGGCGCATGTCCTCCCACGGGAAACGGAGCGCCCTACAAGTCATTGACCGCCTCTTCTACCTAGGAGAGGCGGACCCCAGCGAAGGACTCAAGAAAGGGGTGAAGATACTGGAAGACCGCAATCACCACAATCCCCAATCTTGCATCTTGCACCTATCAGATAGCCCGACGAGAGCTTCTTACCTCGGCCGCGAGATGCAAGTCCCCATCCCGATCCATTGCTTCCAtgttgggttcgggtttggcaCATCGAACGGATTTGTGATGCACGAATTCGAAGAGTTCTTGGTGCGGTTGCTTGGAGGTGTGGTCAGGGAGGCTCAGTTGAGGATCGGGGAGGAAGGGGTGGTGAGATTGGGCGAGTTGAGGACTGGAGAAGAGAGGAGGATTGCTCTAGACTTGGGCGATTGCGGATTTGTATGTGTTGGATATAGCTACATTGAAGGTGGGATTGAAGAATGTCTAAAGACGGGGGAAATGATAGTAGGGATTGGAGACAAGGAGGATAGTGGTGACGATGATGGTGAAGTTGGAGGGAGAGATTTGAGCATTGGTGGAAGGAGTAGCAATGTGGAAAGGTGGGATTACCATGATCCTTACATGGCCAGAAGATGGGCTAAGCACTTACATGGATATAGACTATGA